One stretch of Enterobacter sp. RHBSTW-00994 DNA includes these proteins:
- a CDS encoding NAD(P)-dependent oxidoreductase has protein sequence MKVLVTGATSGLGRNAVEFLRNKGISVRATGRNEAMGKLLQKMGAEFVHADLTELVSSQAKVMLAGIDTLWHCSSFTSPWGTQEAFDLANVRATRRLGEWAVAWGVRNFVHISSPSLYFDYHHHRNVQEDFRPARFACEFARSKAASEEVIDLLAQSNPHTRFTILRPQSLFGPHDKVFIPRLAQMMHHYGSVLLPRGGDALVDMTYYENAVHAMWLASQTACDHLPSGRAYNITNGEPQALRSIVQRLIDELNIHCRIRSVPYPMLDMIARSMERFGSKSAKEPALTHYGVSKLNFDFTLDTTRAENELGYKPVVTLDDGIVRTAAWLRDHGKLHR, from the coding sequence ATGAAGGTACTGGTTACCGGTGCGACCAGCGGCTTAGGCCGAAACGCGGTCGAGTTTCTGCGCAACAAAGGCATTAGCGTCAGGGCGACCGGTCGCAACGAGGCGATGGGAAAACTGCTGCAAAAAATGGGCGCAGAATTTGTCCATGCCGACCTGACGGAACTGGTTTCCTCTCAGGCTAAAGTGATGCTCGCCGGAATCGATACGCTGTGGCACTGTTCCAGTTTTACCTCCCCGTGGGGCACACAGGAAGCCTTTGATCTCGCCAACGTCCGCGCCACGCGTCGTCTGGGTGAGTGGGCGGTAGCCTGGGGCGTACGTAATTTTGTTCATATCTCCTCCCCTTCCCTTTATTTCGATTATCACCACCACCGTAATGTTCAGGAAGATTTTCGCCCGGCACGTTTTGCCTGCGAGTTTGCGCGCAGTAAAGCCGCCAGCGAAGAGGTGATCGATCTGCTGGCGCAGTCGAACCCGCATACCCGTTTTACCATCCTGCGTCCGCAAAGCCTGTTCGGACCGCATGACAAAGTATTTATCCCACGCCTGGCGCAGATGATGCATCACTACGGCAGCGTGTTACTTCCACGTGGTGGCGATGCACTGGTGGATATGACCTATTACGAAAATGCCGTTCATGCCATGTGGCTGGCCAGCCAGACTGCATGCGATCATTTACCGTCAGGCCGCGCCTACAACATTACCAACGGTGAGCCTCAGGCGCTGCGTAGCATCGTGCAACGCTTGATTGATGAACTGAATATTCACTGTCGCATCCGTTCTGTGCCGTATCCCATGCTGGATATGATCGCCCGCAGTATGGAGCGTTTCGGTAGCAAGTCGGCAAAAGAACCTGCGTTGACGCATTATGGCGTATCGAAGCTCAATTTCGATTTCACGCTGGACACAACGCGCGCGGAGAACGAGCTGGGGTATAAACCCGTCGTCACGCTGGATGACGGGATCGTACGCACTGCAGCCTGGTTACGGGATCACGGGAAATTGCACCGCTAG
- the iagB gene encoding type III secretion system invasion protein IagB, producing the protein MKRLMWLFLFVCPGVMANCWDSAAHYYHVDPYLLFAIANVESGMNPYAVGWNHDGSRDVGLMQINSSHFSELERQGIDEYRLISEPCTSIMVGASILSKMIRVYGYNWEAVGAYNAGVRKENYPKRMLYAHKVWRKYQEIKGSEIYRD; encoded by the coding sequence ATGAAGCGTTTGATGTGGTTATTTTTATTCGTTTGTCCGGGTGTAATGGCCAATTGTTGGGACAGTGCTGCACATTATTACCATGTCGACCCCTATTTATTATTTGCAATAGCAAATGTGGAATCAGGAATGAATCCTTATGCCGTCGGCTGGAACCATGATGGCTCCAGAGATGTTGGGTTAATGCAGATTAACAGCTCTCACTTCAGCGAGTTAGAGCGTCAGGGGATTGATGAGTATCGCTTAATATCAGAGCCCTGCACCTCCATTATGGTGGGCGCATCAATATTATCGAAGATGATTAGAGTCTACGGTTATAACTGGGAAGCCGTTGGGGCTTATAACGCCGGGGTGAGAAAAGAGAATTACCCTAAGCGGATGCTTTATGCTCATAAAGTGTGGCGAAAATATCAGGAAATAAAAGGCAGTGAAATATACAGGGATTGA
- a CDS encoding A24 family peptidase translates to MTNLMWVRACHPLGFALMSGGFGAIVGSFLGVVADRVPGMVMNEGESGNLLLPASHCPVCKHSLAVWENIPLISWLLLHRRCSECHTLIPLSVFLIELFTALFFGITAWCIPGIPVLFSIWLLAAFLLPLAMIDWRYQLLPDCLTQPLLWAGLLLTAVLHLQPLTDALYGAIAGYLSLWLLYWAFRLCTGREGLGYGDFKLFAALGAWCGWQVLPTLLLAAAVSGIVIYGLFYKSPHSQGAIPFGPLLASSGLIIFILNNIH, encoded by the coding sequence ATGACTAACCTGATGTGGGTCAGGGCATGTCATCCGCTGGGATTCGCACTGATGAGCGGGGGCTTCGGTGCGATTGTTGGGAGCTTTCTGGGGGTTGTGGCTGACCGCGTACCGGGCATGGTGATGAATGAAGGGGAGAGCGGAAATCTCCTTTTGCCCGCGTCGCATTGTCCGGTCTGCAAGCATTCGTTAGCCGTATGGGAAAATATCCCACTGATAAGCTGGCTTCTGCTGCACAGGCGCTGCAGTGAGTGTCACACGCTCATCCCGCTAAGCGTGTTTCTGATTGAGCTTTTTACCGCGCTATTTTTTGGCATTACGGCCTGGTGTATCCCCGGTATCCCGGTGTTGTTTTCAATCTGGTTGCTGGCCGCATTCCTGCTGCCGTTGGCGATGATCGACTGGCGCTACCAGCTTTTGCCGGATTGTTTGACGCAACCTCTGCTGTGGGCTGGGCTGTTACTGACAGCCGTTCTCCATCTCCAGCCATTAACTGATGCACTTTACGGGGCCATAGCCGGCTACCTTTCGCTGTGGTTGCTCTACTGGGCTTTTCGGTTATGCACCGGGCGCGAAGGATTAGGCTATGGTGATTTCAAATTGTTTGCTGCTCTGGGCGCCTGGTGCGGCTGGCAGGTATTACCGACGTTATTACTGGCTGCCGCAGTCAGCGGTATCGTTATTTATGGATTGTTTTATAAATCGCCACATTCACAGGGCGCTATTCCATTTGGTCCTCTTTTAGCATCCTCCGGATTGATTATTTTTATTCTAAATAACATCCATTGA
- the ltaE gene encoding low-specificity L-threonine aldolase, which produces MIDLRSDTVTRPSRAMLEEMMAAPVGDDVYGDDPTVNELQRYAAELSGKEAALFLPTGTQANLVALLSHCERGEEYIVGQGAHNYLYEAGGAAVLGSIQPQPIDAASDGSLPLDKVAAKIKADDIHFARTKLLSLENTHNGKVLPREYLKAAWAFTRERKLGLHVDGARIFNAVVEYGCELKEITQYCDSFTICLSKGLGTPVGSLLVGNADYIKRANRWRKMTGGGMRQAGILAAAGLYALKNNVARLKDDHDNAAWMATQLREIGADVMRHDTNMLFVRVGDDHAAALGEFMKARGVLINASPVVRLVMHLDVSREQLAEVARHWQAFLQR; this is translated from the coding sequence ATGATTGATTTACGCAGTGATACCGTTACCCGCCCGAGTCGCGCCATGCTGGAAGAGATGATGGCCGCCCCGGTCGGGGACGACGTTTACGGCGATGACCCGACGGTCAACGAACTCCAGCGCTATGCCGCAGAATTGAGCGGAAAAGAGGCTGCGCTGTTCCTGCCGACCGGCACACAGGCCAACCTGGTTGCACTCCTCAGCCATTGCGAACGCGGCGAAGAGTACATCGTCGGACAGGGTGCGCATAACTACCTGTACGAAGCCGGTGGTGCGGCTGTACTGGGCAGCATTCAACCACAACCGATTGATGCCGCGTCTGATGGCTCCCTGCCCCTCGATAAAGTCGCGGCAAAAATCAAAGCCGACGATATCCATTTTGCCCGTACAAAGTTGCTCAGCCTTGAAAATACCCACAACGGCAAAGTGCTGCCGCGTGAATACCTGAAAGCTGCGTGGGCATTTACCCGCGAACGCAAACTGGGTTTACATGTTGATGGTGCACGTATTTTTAACGCCGTGGTGGAGTATGGCTGTGAACTGAAAGAGATCACGCAATATTGCGACTCGTTCACCATTTGCCTCTCCAAAGGCTTAGGTACGCCGGTTGGCTCGCTGTTAGTAGGCAATGCTGACTACATTAAGCGCGCCAATCGCTGGCGTAAGATGACGGGCGGCGGAATGCGTCAAGCCGGGATCCTGGCCGCAGCCGGTTTATATGCGCTGAAAAACAACGTCGCACGTCTGAAAGACGATCATGACAATGCCGCGTGGATGGCAACACAGCTCCGCGAGATCGGTGCTGACGTGATGCGTCACGATACCAACATGCTGTTTGTTCGCGTCGGCGATGATCACGCGGCCGCGCTGGGTGAGTTTATGAAAGCACGCGGTGTGCTGATTAATGCCTCTCCGGTGGTACGCCTGGTCATGCATCTGGATGTCAGCCGTGAACAGCTCGCAGAAGTGGCTCGCCACTGGCAGGCTTTTTTACAGCGTTAA
- a CDS encoding glycoside hydrolase family 19 protein gives MTKRTLLSILVAGACIAPFMAQAATLQATSSEPYTMKASDLAKKEKELTSFPLMASVKDTIATLDNSLVEQIEPGRATNPDNVKRVEGIVKASDWEYLFPMRAKEYTYSNFLKAVGKFPALCKTYNDGRDSDAICRKELATMFAHFAQETGGHESWRPEAEWRQALVHVREMGWTEGQKGGYNGECNPSIWQGQTWPCGKDKDGDFVSYFGRGAKQLSYNYNYGPFSEAMFGDVRTLLDKPELVADTWLNLASAIFFFAYPQPPKPSMLQVIDGTWQPNDRDKANGLVSGFGVTTQIINGGVECGGPTEIAQSQNRIKYYKEFANYLKVPVPANEVLGCANMKQFDEGGAGALKIYWEQDWGWSADTPDGKTYSCQLVGYQTPFSAFKEGDYTKCVQKFYNVNIVNDDGSSTKPADEPVTPAPSDETPVPAPTPDETPAEPVTVNHAPVAHIAGPIGAVEAGAQVSLSAEGSTDADGNKLTYTWRSQDGQTVTGQDKAVVTFTAPEAATAQQYEVGLTVSDGELSSTTSYLLNVKAKAAAPSQDEGTSGAYPGWSANSKYKAGDIVNNHGKLFQCKPFPYSGWCNNAPAYYEPGAGLAWSDAWTAL, from the coding sequence ATGACGAAAAGGACATTACTGAGCATTCTCGTTGCCGGGGCATGTATTGCTCCGTTTATGGCTCAGGCTGCAACGCTGCAGGCAACCAGCAGCGAACCGTACACCATGAAAGCCAGTGATTTGGCGAAAAAGGAAAAAGAACTCACCAGCTTCCCGCTGATGGCCTCGGTAAAAGATACCATCGCAACGCTGGATAACAGTCTGGTTGAGCAGATTGAGCCAGGGCGTGCTACCAACCCGGATAACGTTAAGCGCGTTGAAGGTATTGTCAAAGCAAGCGACTGGGAATATCTGTTCCCGATGCGTGCGAAAGAATATACCTACAGCAATTTCCTGAAAGCCGTGGGTAAATTCCCGGCGCTGTGTAAGACCTATAATGACGGTCGTGACAGCGATGCGATTTGCCGCAAAGAGTTGGCGACCATGTTTGCCCACTTTGCACAGGAAACGGGGGGTCATGAAAGCTGGCGTCCTGAAGCTGAATGGCGTCAGGCGCTGGTTCATGTCCGTGAAATGGGCTGGACCGAGGGCCAGAAAGGGGGTTACAACGGCGAATGTAACCCGAGTATTTGGCAGGGGCAGACCTGGCCGTGTGGCAAAGATAAAGACGGTGACTTTGTGAGTTACTTTGGTCGCGGCGCAAAACAGCTTTCCTATAACTACAACTATGGCCCGTTCTCGGAAGCCATGTTTGGTGACGTCCGCACGCTGCTGGATAAACCCGAACTGGTGGCAGACACCTGGCTGAACCTGGCAAGTGCGATCTTCTTCTTCGCCTATCCTCAGCCGCCTAAGCCAAGCATGTTGCAGGTGATTGACGGGACGTGGCAGCCGAACGATCGCGATAAGGCCAACGGCCTGGTCTCTGGCTTCGGTGTAACCACCCAGATCATCAACGGTGGTGTAGAGTGCGGTGGTCCGACGGAGATCGCGCAGTCTCAGAACCGTATTAAGTATTACAAAGAGTTTGCTAACTACCTGAAAGTACCGGTTCCGGCGAATGAAGTGCTGGGTTGCGCCAACATGAAACAGTTTGATGAAGGCGGTGCAGGCGCACTGAAAATTTACTGGGAGCAGGACTGGGGATGGAGTGCGGATACGCCTGACGGGAAAACCTATTCCTGCCAACTGGTGGGCTACCAGACTCCGTTCAGTGCGTTTAAAGAGGGCGACTACACCAAGTGTGTACAGAAGTTCTATAACGTGAACATTGTGAATGATGACGGTTCCTCAACAAAACCGGCTGACGAACCTGTGACGCCAGCGCCATCAGACGAAACACCAGTCCCAGCCCCAACTCCGGATGAAACGCCAGCAGAACCTGTAACGGTTAACCACGCCCCAGTGGCACACATTGCAGGCCCGATTGGTGCGGTTGAAGCGGGTGCGCAGGTTTCCCTGAGTGCTGAAGGATCAACCGATGCTGACGGCAACAAACTGACTTATACCTGGCGTTCCCAGGATGGCCAGACGGTGACGGGACAAGACAAAGCGGTTGTTACCTTCACTGCGCCAGAAGCGGCTACCGCTCAGCAGTATGAAGTGGGCCTGACCGTCAGCGACGGTGAACTGAGCAGCACCACGTCTTACCTGCTGAATGTGAAAGCGAAAGCGGCTGCACCTTCTCAGGATGAGGGGACATCTGGCGCTTATCCTGGCTGGAGTGCGAACAGCAAGTACAAAGCGGGGGATATTGTGAACAACCACGGTAAGCTCTTCCAGTGTAAACCGTTCCCGTACAGTGGCTGGTGTAACAACGCCCCGGCCTACTACGAACCGGGCGCAGGTCTGGCCTGGTCTGACGCCTGGACTGCGCTGTAA
- a CDS encoding SDR family oxidoreductase has protein sequence MPQRILVLGASGYIGQHLTVALSQQGHQVLAAARNTERLQKQNLPGVACHNVDLNWPDTLPSLLEGVDTLYYLVHSMGEGGDFIAHERQVAMNVRDALLQTPVKQVIFLSSLQAPEHEQSDHLRARQLTAEILRSAAIPLTELRAGIIVGAGSAAFEVMRDMVYNLPILTPPRWVRSRTTPIALENLLHYLVELLRHPAEQHRVLEAAGPEVLTYQAQFEHFMAVSGRHRWLVPVPFPTRWISVWFLNVITSVPPTTAKALIQGLKHDLLADDRDLRALIPQDLIRFDDAVRNTLKEEEKLVNSSDWGYDAQAFARWRPEYGYYPKQAGCTVKTQASLEALWEVVNQIGGKERYFFGNILWQTRGAMDLLVGHRLAKGRPGRSYLQVGDTVDSWKVIIVEPEKQLALLFGMKAPGLGRLCFTLKDKGDHRELDVRAWWHPHGMPGLFYWLFMIPAHLFIFRGMAKRIAQLAEQKKEKI, from the coding sequence GTGCCGCAACGCATTCTGGTACTCGGGGCCAGTGGTTATATTGGTCAACACCTTACCGTTGCGTTAAGTCAGCAAGGGCATCAGGTGCTGGCAGCGGCACGTAATACTGAACGCCTGCAAAAACAAAATCTGCCTGGTGTAGCCTGCCACAATGTCGACCTTAACTGGCCGGATACGCTCCCTTCTTTGCTGGAGGGCGTAGATACCCTCTATTATCTGGTTCACAGCATGGGAGAAGGTGGCGATTTTATTGCGCATGAACGTCAGGTCGCGATGAACGTGCGCGATGCTCTTCTGCAAACACCGGTGAAGCAGGTGATTTTTTTAAGTTCGCTGCAAGCCCCGGAACATGAACAATCAGACCATCTTCGCGCGCGCCAGTTGACCGCAGAGATCCTGCGCAGTGCCGCGATCCCCCTGACGGAATTACGGGCAGGCATTATCGTCGGTGCGGGTTCCGCTGCGTTTGAAGTGATGCGCGATATGGTTTACAACCTGCCGATATTAACCCCGCCGCGCTGGGTGCGTTCACGCACCACGCCCATCGCCCTGGAGAATCTGCTGCATTATCTGGTTGAACTCCTGCGTCATCCCGCAGAACAACACCGGGTTCTGGAGGCGGCCGGGCCTGAAGTGTTGACCTATCAGGCGCAGTTCGAACATTTTATGGCTGTCAGCGGTCGTCATCGCTGGCTGGTTCCAGTCCCTTTCCCCACCCGCTGGATCTCCGTGTGGTTTTTAAATGTCATCACCTCGGTTCCTCCCACGACGGCAAAAGCACTGATCCAGGGGCTGAAACACGATCTCCTGGCGGACGACCGCGATCTGCGCGCGCTGATTCCGCAGGATCTGATCCGTTTTGATGACGCAGTGCGTAACACGCTGAAAGAAGAAGAGAAGCTGGTGAACTCCAGTGATTGGGGGTATGACGCGCAGGCGTTTGCCCGCTGGCGGCCAGAGTATGGGTATTACCCGAAGCAGGCAGGTTGTACCGTTAAAACGCAGGCCAGCCTGGAAGCACTCTGGGAAGTGGTTAACCAGATTGGCGGCAAAGAGCGCTATTTCTTCGGCAATATCCTCTGGCAAACACGAGGGGCGATGGACCTGCTGGTAGGGCACAGGCTGGCGAAAGGTCGTCCTGGCCGATCCTATCTTCAGGTCGGTGATACGGTCGATAGCTGGAAAGTGATCATCGTCGAGCCGGAAAAGCAGCTGGCTCTGCTGTTCGGTATGAAAGCGCCGGGGCTTGGGCGACTCTGTTTTACGCTCAAAGATAAGGGCGATCACCGTGAGCTGGATGTCCGCGCCTGGTGGCATCCCCATGGTATGCCGGGGTTATTCTACTGGTTGTTTATGATCCCGGCGCATCTGTTTATCTTTCGCGGAATGGCTAAACGTATTGCGCAGCTTGCAGAACAAAAGAAGGAAAAGATCTAA
- a CDS encoding glycosyl hydrolase family 18 protein: MKFMKPKYLALLIAAASGSVFAAAPGTPSISSGNDKFALVEVDQAAQDYNSLVKVHNDGVDVKVEWNVWSGDAPTSAKVLLDGQTVWSGAGSASGSATFKVKKGGRYQEQVELCNASGCSKSASKLIIVADTDGSHLLPLNAAMQENNKTFAQHTDKVVGAYFPEWGVYGRNFPVDKIPAANLNHILYGFIPICGGDGINDSLKSIEGGNSFQALQRACNGRQDYTVAIHDPWAALQKPQSGVSGWDDPYKGNFGQLMALKKAHPGLKVLPSIGGWTLSDPFYQMGNPAIRARFVASVKDFLKTWKFFDGVDIDWEFPGGGGENASLGNPQQDKATYTALMHDLRTMMNELSAETGRTYELTTAIGSGKDKIEDVDYTAAQQYLDHIFLMSYDFYGAWSNTELGHQAALHAPAWRPETNYTTENGVKALLEQGVQPGKIVVGAGMYGRGWTGVHGQTGDNPFTGTATGPVKGTWEPGVVDYRQIVNEYKGKPGWEYKYDADAEAPYVFNKSTGELISYEDARSTAAKGKYVLANQLGGLFSWSIDSDNGDILNAMNESLMGGSSSGSDTPVVTNHAPIAAAVDQMVTGPASVILDGSSSSDPDGDAITYKWTQISGPAVTMTNSTKAKASFSVNAVAADQTLAFRLTVTDAKGLSNAIDVQVVNKAPKANQAPVVNPMETVSLQAGESYALHAQAADPDGDALTYAWSVPADMHATGTNTANVNITAPAVSAETSYTLSVIVSDGKTSVQSNVQVVVTPKAADEGTQPSDEGTTPSDEGTQPSDEGTTPSDEGTQPSDEGTTPSDEGTQPSDEGTATGSCDAPVDANASKYAAWESSKIYNNGDTVSADHLVWKAKYWTQGNKPGFGVDAWELVSKVSMNWRSDLVYNGGETTTYQGSVYRAKWWTRGDNPAKSDVWVKEGSSAECK; the protein is encoded by the coding sequence ATGAAATTTATGAAGCCTAAATATCTGGCGCTATTAATTGCAGCAGCTTCCGGCTCTGTTTTTGCGGCTGCGCCAGGTACACCGTCCATCAGCAGCGGTAACGATAAATTTGCCCTTGTTGAGGTTGACCAGGCTGCGCAGGACTATAACAGCCTCGTTAAAGTACATAACGACGGTGTGGATGTGAAGGTGGAGTGGAACGTCTGGAGCGGCGATGCACCAACTTCAGCTAAAGTGCTGCTGGATGGTCAAACTGTATGGTCTGGTGCAGGTAGCGCGTCCGGTTCTGCCACGTTTAAAGTGAAAAAAGGCGGACGTTATCAGGAACAGGTTGAACTCTGTAACGCCAGCGGCTGTTCCAAAAGTGCCAGCAAGCTGATCATTGTTGCAGATACTGACGGCAGCCATCTGTTGCCCCTGAATGCGGCAATGCAGGAAAACAACAAAACCTTCGCGCAGCATACTGACAAAGTGGTTGGGGCCTATTTCCCGGAATGGGGCGTGTATGGACGTAACTTCCCGGTAGATAAAATCCCGGCTGCGAACCTGAACCACATTCTGTACGGCTTTATCCCAATCTGTGGTGGCGACGGTATCAACGACAGCCTGAAATCAATCGAAGGCGGGAACAGTTTCCAGGCTCTGCAACGCGCCTGTAACGGCCGTCAGGATTACACCGTAGCCATCCACGATCCGTGGGCCGCGCTGCAAAAACCGCAGTCTGGTGTGTCAGGCTGGGATGACCCGTACAAAGGTAACTTTGGTCAGTTGATGGCGCTGAAAAAAGCGCATCCAGGCCTGAAAGTGTTGCCTTCTATCGGTGGCTGGACGCTGTCTGACCCGTTCTATCAGATGGGTAACCCTGCGATTCGCGCGCGCTTTGTGGCTTCCGTGAAAGACTTCCTGAAAACCTGGAAATTCTTCGACGGTGTGGATATCGACTGGGAATTCCCTGGCGGCGGCGGTGAAAACGCCTCACTGGGTAATCCGCAGCAAGATAAAGCGACCTATACCGCGTTGATGCACGATCTGCGCACCATGATGAATGAACTGTCTGCTGAAACCGGTCGTACCTATGAACTGACCACGGCAATTGGTTCCGGGAAAGATAAAATTGAAGATGTGGATTACACCGCGGCTCAACAATACCTCGACCACATCTTCCTGATGAGCTACGACTTCTACGGCGCATGGAGTAATACCGAACTGGGCCACCAGGCGGCGTTGCATGCACCAGCATGGCGTCCGGAGACCAACTACACCACAGAAAACGGTGTTAAAGCACTGCTGGAGCAGGGCGTACAACCAGGCAAAATCGTGGTAGGCGCAGGCATGTATGGCCGTGGCTGGACCGGTGTACACGGCCAGACTGGCGATAATCCATTTACCGGAACCGCAACCGGGCCGGTAAAAGGCACCTGGGAACCTGGTGTTGTTGACTATCGTCAGATCGTTAACGAATACAAAGGTAAACCGGGCTGGGAATACAAATACGATGCTGATGCTGAAGCCCCGTATGTCTTCAATAAGTCGACCGGTGAACTGATCTCTTATGAAGATGCACGTTCCACTGCGGCAAAAGGCAAGTATGTTCTGGCTAATCAACTGGGTGGCCTGTTCTCCTGGTCCATTGACTCTGATAACGGCGATATCCTGAACGCGATGAATGAAAGCCTGATGGGCGGCAGTTCTTCCGGTTCCGATACTCCGGTTGTGACAAACCATGCGCCGATTGCGGCAGCAGTGGATCAGATGGTCACTGGCCCGGCATCGGTGATTCTGGATGGTTCGTCTTCATCCGATCCGGATGGCGATGCAATTACCTACAAATGGACCCAGATCTCTGGTCCGGCGGTCACCATGACCAACAGCACCAAAGCGAAAGCCTCTTTCAGCGTTAATGCTGTGGCGGCTGACCAGACTCTGGCCTTCCGTCTGACAGTGACGGATGCGAAAGGTCTGAGTAACGCGATTGACGTGCAGGTGGTGAATAAAGCACCAAAAGCGAACCAGGCGCCGGTGGTGAACCCGATGGAAACCGTCTCTCTGCAAGCAGGTGAAAGCTATGCTCTGCATGCTCAGGCAGCCGATCCAGATGGTGATGCACTGACCTATGCATGGAGTGTTCCGGCAGATATGCACGCTACCGGCACGAATACTGCCAACGTGAACATCACTGCACCAGCAGTGAGCGCGGAAACCTCCTACACCCTGAGCGTGATTGTGAGTGACGGTAAAACCAGCGTTCAGTCCAACGTACAGGTTGTGGTGACACCGAAAGCGGCAGATGAAGGCACTCAGCCATCTGACGAAGGAACAACGCCATCTGATGAAGGCACTCAGCCATCTGACGAAGGAACAACGCCATCTGATGAAGGCACTCAGCCATCTGACGAAGGAACAACGCCATCTGATGAAGGCACTCAGCCTTCTGACGAAGGTACGGCTACCGGCAGTTGTGACGCCCCGGTTGATGCTAATGCCAGCAAATATGCTGCGTGGGAATCCAGCAAAATCTACAACAATGGCGACACCGTCAGTGCCGACCATCTGGTGTGGAAAGCGAAGTACTGGACTCAGGGCAACAAACCTGGCTTTGGTGTGGATGCCTGGGAACTGGTGAGCAAAGTGAGCATGAACTGGCGCTCTGACCTGGTTTACAACGGCGGTGAAACAACCACGTATCAGGGCTCTGTATACCGTGCGAAATGGTGGACCCGTGGTGATAACCCTGCCAAGAGTGATGTATGGGTGAAAGAAGGTTCATCTGCAGAGTGTAAATAA